ACATTTTTAATAAAATGCATCCATCCTTCAAAAAACTGTTCTTTCGAAACTCCAAAAACTTCACTATATTGGTCATAATTTCGGATAAAATTACTTAGAGTATCCGTCCCATATTTTTCGCAAATATACTTCACTATTGTATAAGAAATTTCAAATCCATAAAGTTTTGCAAATTTAATAAAATCTTCATTGATACTTAACAGACTTTTTAAGTTAATGTTATCAATATTTGTTTGAAGAACATTAATTATTCTTTCTTTTGATAACCAATCGCCATAATATGCTGAAACACCTTTTGATATCCAACTTGGAATGTTACTATCAATTCGATATAGTATAATTTCAGTAAATACATGTAGTGCTATTTTTTCCGGAGATTTATCAATAAAAGAACTTTCAGGGGCTAAATGAATGATTCCCCATGATCCACCAGCACGAATCCATAACGGTGCATTTTCAACTCCAAGGGCCGAATGAAGTCTCAATTGATTTTTATAGATATATACAGATTGTTTTGTATCCAAACTTGAGTTTAACTCATGTAGTATTTTCCCGTGATTATTTTCTAAATATAGGGCGATTTTATTTA
The sequence above is drawn from the Bacillota bacterium genome and encodes:
- a CDS encoding BlaI/MecI/CopY family transcriptional regulator, with protein sequence MTTIVGEGVMAVENNQITNSEWRVMSVLWEESPLSSREIIQRLNIDKAWSDNTVKTFISRLEKKGLIGFKTQGRKHLFYPLLGEKKCVENEMFMIVRRIYGDQLRYSTNHFEFYGDNKIDFINKIALYLENNHGKILHELNSSLDTKQSVYIYKNQLRLHSALGVENAPLWIRAGGSWGIIHLAPESSFIDKSPEKIALHVFTEIILYRIDSNIPSWISKGVSAYYGDWLSKERIINVLQTNIDNINLKSLLSINEDFIKFAKLYGFEISYTIVKYICEKYGTDTLSNFIRNYDQYSEVFGVSKEQFFEGWMHFIKNVYF